One segment of Hemitrygon akajei chromosome 15, sHemAka1.3, whole genome shotgun sequence DNA contains the following:
- the LOC140739293 gene encoding F-box/LRR-repeat protein 3-like produces MKQSRVEQKVGIQPTSIVDKGSKRQKTGLAQDIEMLNSSHADWGNLHYDLILHIFQYLPLVDRACASSVCRAWNEVFHMPELWRRFEFELNQPATSYLNSTHPDLIQQIIKKHADHLQYVSFKVDSSTESAEAACDILSQLVNCSIKTLGLISTARPSFMNLSKSRFVSALTVVFVNSKSLSSIKIDDTPVDDPSLKVLVANNSDTLKLLKMSSCPHVSPAGILCVADQCYGLRELALNYYLLSDELLLALSSEKHVHLEHLRIDVVSENPGQTQFHSIKKSSWDALVKHSPKVNIVMYFFLYEEEFDPFFHDETPVTHIYFGRAVSKEMLGRIGMNCPRLVELVVCANGHRPLDDELICIAKRCNNLTAMGLGECEVSCSAFVEFVKLCGGRLTQLSIMEEVLIPDEKYNVEQIHWEVSKYLGRVWFPDMMPTW; encoded by the exons ATGAAGCAGAGCAGAGTTGAACAAAAGGTTGGGATCCAGCCTACTTCCATTGTTGATAAGGGAAGTAAAAGACAGAAGACTGGCTTGGCTCAAGACATTGAGATGTTAAATAGTTCTCATGCAGATTGGGGAAATCTGCACTATGATTTAATTCTGCACATCTTCCAGTACTTGCCATTGGTGGATCGGGCTTGTGCATCTTCAGTGTGCAGAGCGTGGAATGAAGTCTTTCACATGCCTGAACTATGGAGAAGGTTTGAATTTGAACTGAATCAGCCAGCAACGTCCTATTTGAATTCAACTCACCCAGATCTGATCCAGCAAATAATCAAAAAGCACGCTGATCATTTGCAATATGTCAGTTTTAAG GTTGACAGTAGCACTGAATCTGCAGAGGCAGCCTGTGATATTCTTTCACAGCTGGTCAACTGTTCCATAAAGACCCTGGGACTGATTTCCACAGCAAGACCTAGTTTTATGAATTTGTCAAAG TCACGCTTCGTATCAGCTCTGACTGTGGTGTTTGTGAACTCCAAGTCGCTTTCATCAATCAAGATTGATGACACACCAGTAGACGATCCATCTCTGAAAGTTTTGGTGGCTAATAACAGTGACACTCTGAAACTGTTGAAAATGAGCAGCTGCCCTCATGTTTCACCTGCAG GCATTCTTTGTGTGGCAGACCAATGCTATGGACTCAGAGAGCTGGCACTGAATTATTACCTTTTGAGCGATGAATTGCTATTAGCTCTTTCCAGTGAAAAACATGTTCACCTGGAACACCTTCGCATTGATGTGGTGAGTGAGAACCCTGGACAGACCCAATTCCACAGCATAAAAAAAAGCAGCTGGGATGCTCTTGTTAAACACTCTCCAAAAGTCAACATTGTCATGTACTTCTTTCTGTACGAAGAAGAGTTTGACCCATTTTTCCACGATGAGACTCCAGTCACACACATCTATTTTGGCCGTGCAGTCAGTAAGGAAATGTTGGGTCGTATTGGAATGAACTGTCCAAGACTTGTTGAGCTGGTGGTCTGTGCAAATGGTCACCGGCCTCTGGATGATGAGCTCATTTGTATTGCAAAGCGCTGCAATAACCTAACTGCCATGGGCCTGGGTGAATGTGAGGTTTCATGCAGTGCATTTGTAGAATTTGTGAAGCTTTGTGGAGGACGATTAACTCAACTATCCATCATGGAGGAAGTGCTGATACCAGATGAGAAATATAATGTGGAACAAATCCACTGGGAGGTTTCCAAATATCTGGGAAGGGTATGGTTCCCAGATATGATGCCTACATGGTAA